Below is a window of Methylosinus sp. PW1 DNA.
GGAATCTGCAGCAGCGCGGGCAGGCAGCCGCCGGCCGGGTTGATCTTCTCGCTCTTGTAGAGCGCCATCTGCTCCTGCGCGAGCTTCTGCTTGTCGTCGGCGTATTTCTCCTTCAGCGCCTGCAGCTTGGGCTGAACTTCCTTCATCTTGGCGATCGCATGGTAGCTCTTGTTGGCGATCGGCAGGAAGGCGATCTTGACGAGCACGGTGACGGCCAGAATGGCGAGGCCGAAATTGCCGAGTACGTGGAACAGGCCGTCGATGATGCGGAACATCGGCCGGGTGAGGAAGTAGAACCAGCCCCAATCGATGAGCCGATCGAAGAGCTTGATGCCCTGGCCCTCATAGGCGTCGAGCGTGTCGACGACCTTGGCGCCGGCGAAGATGCGCGAGGCCACCGAGCCGGAGGCGCCCGGCGCGATGGTCAGCGGCGCCTCGACCGTGTCGGCCTGATAGGCCTTGGTCGTTCCGGCGCCCGAAGCCGAGAAGCGCGCCACCAGCGAGCGGTCCTGCTGCGGCACCAGAACGGCGGCCCAATATTTCTCGGTGAAGCCGAGCCAGCCGCCGGTCGCCTCGAAAGATTTGGTGGCGTGCGGCTCCTTCTCGACCTTCTCGAACTTCAGCTCCTGCAGGCCCGCCTCGCCGAGCACGCCGACGAAGCCCTCGTGCAGGGCCGCATAGCCGGCGCTCTCCAGAGCGCCGATGCGCGAGACGCGCAGATAGGGATAGAGGGTGACGGAGCCCTGACCGTGATTCTCGACGCTGTCGGTCACGGAGAACATATATTGGTCGTCGACCGCGATCTTGCGCTTGAAGACGAGGCCCTGGCCATTGTCGAAGGTGAGCGTCAAGGGCTGGCTGACGGAGAGCTGATCGTGATCGGCGCTCCACAGAGATTCGCCGTTCGGCAGGGCGGGCGGCGCCTGATCCTTGTCGGAGGCGAGGAAGCCCGATTCGGCGTAATAGGGGTGCGGCGCGTTCTCCGGCGAGAGCAGCACGATGATCGGGCTCTTGGGATCGACGGTCTCGTGATAATTTTTCAGCGAGACATCGTCGATGCGGCCGCCCTTCAGCGAGATCGAGCCGGAGATGGAAGGCGTGTCGATCGCGACGCGCTTGCTCTCGGCGAGCGCGGCCTCGCGCGTCTTCGCCACGGGCTTGGCGGCGGCGACGCTTTGCGGCTGCGCCTGGCGGGCCGCGGGCGCGGCCTTGTCGGCGACAGGCTTTTGCGGCGCGCCGGGCTTCTGGTGCTGCGCGAGCTGCGCCTCTTTCTGCTGCTGGTCGAGCTTGGGAAAGGCGTAGAAATAATCCCAGCCGCCGATCACCAGCATCGACAGGCCGGCCGCTATGAGGACATTCTTCGTATATTCGTTCATGACGCCTGCGGCCTGTCTTTAGGAGTTGCGCCGGTTCCGGCCCTTCTGGCCGGGCCTGAGCTTGGTCAGCCCATCCACGATCTGCGCCGTCAATTCCGAAAAGGGCGCGGTCAACGCGTCGGGTCGGGCGACGAAGACATAATCATAGCCCGGGAGACCGGAAGCGCCGCAGAGCCGCAGCGCCTCCTTGAGGCGGCGCCGAATGCGGTTGCGACCAACGGCGCCGGAGATTTTCTTCGTCACGGTGAAGCCGAAGCGCGGCGCGTCCGTGTCGCCGCCCTCCCGCGCCGCCGCCTGCAGCTTGAAGGCGCGCGCGCCGCGGCTCAGCCCACTCGCGGCGGCGCGCAAAAATTCGCGCCGCTTGCGCAGGCGTCGCGGTTTGGTCTTCCGCGTTTCGTCTGGAATGTTCTCGCTCACGCCTCCCGTCCTCCCTGGCCGAGAAGCCGGCGAAAATCAGGCGGACAGGCGCTTGCGTCCGCGGGCGCGGCGCGCCGCGAGGACATTGCGGCCGCCGACGGTCGCCATGCGGGCGCGAAAGCCGTGACGGCGCTTGCGCACAATTTTGCTGGGTTGATAAGTTCTCTTCACCTTGGGTCTCCGCTCGCTCAGGTCGCCGATCGAAGAGCCGTCATCGCCTCGCGCCGACTGCTCGGTCATCGGCTGGCCGCCGCCACGGCCCTCGATCTCATTTTGGTCTCGTCGGGCGTTTTTTCGCCCCTGCGGCCGTCTCGTTCCGCCTTTTTCACGGGCGCGCAAGCCCCCGCACGAAACACGTCTCAGCGACGCCGCGCCGGCATATAGGAGAAAGCCCGCGCATAAGTCAATCGCGAGCGCGGCGCGGCGGCAAGCGCCCGCAGCCTCGCGGCGGGGCTTTCGCGAAGCTTTCGCCGCGGCCTTTGCGTAGCCGCGGGCCGCTTCGCAGCCGGGCGGACGGCTTGTATAAACAAGAAGGCCGATCGATTCGTCCCCCTCGAGAGACGCTGTTCTGGCTCGCGATGGCCCTTAGCCGTCGACGATTAAGGTTTTGGTTGGCCGCCGGGCCGAAGGTCAGGGTTTGTTAACCATTACCGCTTAGCGTTTCGACAAATAGATAGAGATCTTGGCGGGCGGCCGACGAAGCGCGGCGCATCGTCGACGCTCGGGCGACGCGACGACGTCCGGGGAAGATTGGTGGAGCTGGGTGGGGACTGAAAATGCGCGTTTTACTGATAGAGGATGACAGCGCGACCGCTCAAAGCATCGAGCTCATGCTCAAATCCGAGAATTTCAACGTCTATGCGACAGATCTCGGCGAGGAAGGCATAGATCTCGGGAAGCTCTACGATTACGACATCATCCTGCTCGATTTGAATCTGCCCGACATGTCCGGCTACGAGGTGCTGCGCACCTTGCGGGTGGCCAAGGTCAAGACGCCGATTCTGATCCTGTCCGGCCTCGCCGGCATAGAGGACAAGGTGAAGGGTCTGGGCTTCGGCGCTGACGATTATCTGACGAAGCCCTTCCATAAGGACGAGCTGGTGGCGCGCATTCACGCCATCGTGCGCCGCTCCAAGGGCCATGCCCAATCGGTCATCACGACCGGCGATCTCGTCGTCAATCTGGACCAGAAGACGGTCGAGGTCTCCGGCGCCCGCGTGCATCTGACCGGCAAGGAATATCAGATGCTCGAGCTGCTCTCGCTGCGCAAGGGCACGACGCTCACCAAGGAGATGTTCCTCAATCATCTCTATGGCGGCATGGACGAGCCGGAACTCAAGATCATCGACGTCTTCATCTGCAAGCTGCGCAAGAAGCTCGCCAACGCCAGCGACGGCCGCAACTACATAGAGACGGTGTGGGGCCGCGGCTATGTGCTGCGTGAGCCGAGCGAGGCCGACGAGCGCATCACCGCCTGACAGCCATAAGGCGAAGACGGCCGCAAGTCGAAAAGGGGCTCCCTCGGGAGCCCCTTCGCGCGTTCAGAGGGGGAGGCGAGCCGCGCTCACGCGCCGATGACGGCGCGCGACGGCGGCGAGGGGCGCGGCAGCAGCAGCCAGGCGGCGTCGCTCGCGGGCGTGAGGCCGCCGATGCGCTCGCCGATCGTCTCGGCCGAGCCGAGGACCAGATAGCCGTCGTCGGCGAGACTGTCGCGCAGGCGCCCGAGCACGCGGCTTTTCACCGCAGGCTCGAAATAAATGAGCACATTGCGGCAAAAGACGATGTCGAAGGGCGCCTCGCCAGAGAAATCATCGAGTAGATTGAGCTTGCGGAAGGCGATATTCGCCCGCAGCCCATCGCGAATCCGCCAGAGGCCGTCCTTCTGGTCGAAATGGGCCAGCAGCCTGCCGATCGAAAGGCCGCGCTGCGCCTCGAACTGGCTGTAGACGCCGCGCCGCGCCGTCGTCAGCGCGGTCTCCGAGACATCCGTGGCGAGAATCTCGACACTCCAGCCGGCGAGCGTCTCGCCCATTTCGGCCAGCGTCATGGCGATGGAATAGGGCTCTTGACCGGTCGAGCAGGCGGCCGACCAGATGCGCAGGCGCCGCGTCTCGGCGCGCCGCGCCATCAGCTCCGGCAGCCAATCGCGCTTCAGCCGCTGAAAGGGGACGCGGTCGCGGAAAAAGGACGTCTCATTATTGGTCATCGCGTCGACGACGCGCTGCAGCAGCGCCTCGTCCTCGCGCCGCTCGATGAGGCGCATGAGCTCGGAGAGGTCGCGGCAGCCCTGTGCGCGCATGATCGGCTCCAGCCGGCTCTGCGCGATATAGAGCTTGTCGGGGCCGAGAGAGACGCCGACGATCGAGCCGATGAGACGGCGCAGCCGCTCGAAGGCGAGGCTCATCGCGGGCGCTCTGCCGGAGGCGTCGCGCCCGGCCGAAAAAGGCGAGGCTCCGCACATTTCCGCATATCGCCGTCGCTCTCCTCGAGAGAGCGCTCCTGTTCCGTCGCGGCCCGCGCCTCAGATGACGCCGACGTCCTCGAGCTTGGCGCGCACCACATGCTGGTCGAAGGGCTTCATTATATATTCGTCGGCGCCCGCATCCATCGCCTGGGCGATATGGCTCGCCTCGTTCTCCGTGGTGCAGAACACCACTTTCGGCCCGGCGCCGCCCGGCATCTTGCGCAGCGCGCGCAGGAACTCGACGCCGTCCATCTCTGGCATGTTCCAATCGAGCAGGATGGCGTCCGGCATGGATTGCTCGCAGGCGACCAGCGCCTTGCGGCCGTTCTCCGCCTCCACGGTGGAGAATTGCATCCCTTCGAGAATGCGGCGCGCGACCTTGCGGATGACCGCGGAATCGTCGACGACAAGAATCTGCTTCATCAGTCTACTCCTCGGGATGCGTCTCTCGAATGTCCGTCGCGGCCGCCGCTCTCGCTCGGCCTCGACAGGCGCCTCACCAGCGCCGCTATGTCGAGTATGGGCAGAAACTCGTCGTCGAGCCGGTAGCAGGCGTTTGTGGCGTCGACGAATTGCTGGCCGACATGGGTCGGGCAGAGGATGCGGTCGTCTTCCTCGCAGGTGACGACGTCGCCGGTCTCGTCGATGAGCAGAGCGTAGCGCTCGCCATTGTGCTCGATGCAGACCGCGAGATTCGAATCGGAGCGGTCGCCCTCGTCGATGTCGAGGCAGCGATCGAGCCGCAGCGCGGTAACGATGCGGCCGCGCAGATTGGCGAGGCCGGCGATCTCGCGCGGGGCCAGCGGAACCGGCGTCACCTGCTCGATGTGGAAGATCGTCTTCACGCATTCCACCGGCAGGCCGAAGGTCTGGCCGCGCACCTTTATGGTGAAGTTGCGCGACTGCTCCTTGGGCGCGTCGCTCTGCCGGCGGCGCCCGCTCGCGTCGCGTTGCGTCTGTGTCATGCGGCGAGCTCCGACATGATGCGCAATTCGAGATCGCGCGGCGCGGTGTCCGCCTTGTCGAGCAGGCGGCCGACGCATTCGATGAGCGCGCGCCGATCGAACTTGCCGGCGACGGCGGCGATGCCGCAGGCCTCGGCCGCCGCGAGCACGCTGGGCGCCGCCTGGGCGGCGAGCGCCACCACCGGCAGATCGGCGAGGCCGGGCAGCGCATGCAGCGCGCGGGCGAAATTATAGCCGTCCATTTCCGGCATGTCGGTATCCGTCACCACCGCCTCGACGGACAGCCCCTTGCGCAGGAAGGAGAGGGCC
It encodes the following:
- the yidC gene encoding membrane protein insertase YidC; translation: MNEYTKNVLIAAGLSMLVIGGWDYFYAFPKLDQQQKEAQLAQHQKPGAPQKPVADKAAPAARQAQPQSVAAAKPVAKTREAALAESKRVAIDTPSISGSISLKGGRIDDVSLKNYHETVDPKSPIIVLLSPENAPHPYYAESGFLASDKDQAPPALPNGESLWSADHDQLSVSQPLTLTFDNGQGLVFKRKIAVDDQYMFSVTDSVENHGQGSVTLYPYLRVSRIGALESAGYAALHEGFVGVLGEAGLQELKFEKVEKEPHATKSFEATGGWLGFTEKYWAAVLVPQQDRSLVARFSASGAGTTKAYQADTVEAPLTIAPGASGSVASRIFAGAKVVDTLDAYEGQGIKLFDRLIDWGWFYFLTRPMFRIIDGLFHVLGNFGLAILAVTVLVKIAFLPIANKSYHAIAKMKEVQPKLQALKEKYADDKQKLAQEQMALYKSEKINPAGGCLPALLQIPVWFSLYKVLVITIEMRHAPFYGWIKDLSAPDPTNIFNLFGLIPFDPTQIPVFGPFLWLGVLPILMGVSMWATMKMNPEPTDEVQKIAFGWMPVIFTFSMGGFASGLIIYWTWNNILSVTQQGFIMRRAGVKFELWDNVKKTFSFLKKPA
- the rnpA gene encoding ribonuclease P protein component → MSENIPDETRKTKPRRLRKRREFLRAAASGLSRGARAFKLQAAAREGGDTDAPRFGFTVTKKISGAVGRNRIRRRLKEALRLCGASGLPGYDYVFVARPDALTAPFSELTAQIVDGLTKLRPGQKGRNRRNS
- the rpmH gene encoding 50S ribosomal protein L34; amino-acid sequence: MKRTYQPSKIVRKRRHGFRARMATVGGRNVLAARRARGRKRLSA
- the ctrA gene encoding response regulator transcription factor CtrA, which produces MRVLLIEDDSATAQSIELMLKSENFNVYATDLGEEGIDLGKLYDYDIILLDLNLPDMSGYEVLRTLRVAKVKTPILILSGLAGIEDKVKGLGFGADDYLTKPFHKDELVARIHAIVRRSKGHAQSVITTGDLVVNLDQKTVEVSGARVHLTGKEYQMLELLSLRKGTTLTKEMFLNHLYGGMDEPELKIIDVFICKLRKKLANASDGRNYIETVWGRGYVLREPSEADERITA
- a CDS encoding protein-glutamate O-methyltransferase CheR, with the translated sequence MSLAFERLRRLIGSIVGVSLGPDKLYIAQSRLEPIMRAQGCRDLSELMRLIERREDEALLQRVVDAMTNNETSFFRDRVPFQRLKRDWLPELMARRAETRRLRIWSAACSTGQEPYSIAMTLAEMGETLAGWSVEILATDVSETALTTARRGVYSQFEAQRGLSIGRLLAHFDQKDGLWRIRDGLRANIAFRKLNLLDDFSGEAPFDIVFCRNVLIYFEPAVKSRVLGRLRDSLADDGYLVLGSAETIGERIGGLTPASDAAWLLLPRPSPPSRAVIGA
- a CDS encoding PleD family two-component system response regulator, which gives rise to MKQILVVDDSAVIRKVARRILEGMQFSTVEAENGRKALVACEQSMPDAILLDWNMPEMDGVEFLRALRKMPGGAGPKVVFCTTENEASHIAQAMDAGADEYIMKPFDQHVVRAKLEDVGVI
- a CDS encoding chemotaxis protein CheW — encoded protein: MTQTQRDASGRRRQSDAPKEQSRNFTIKVRGQTFGLPVECVKTIFHIEQVTPVPLAPREIAGLANLRGRIVTALRLDRCLDIDEGDRSDSNLAVCIEHNGERYALLIDETGDVVTCEEDDRILCPTHVGQQFVDATNACYRLDDEFLPILDIAALVRRLSRPSESGGRDGHSRDASRGVD